From a region of the Candidatus Aminicenantes bacterium genome:
- a CDS encoding glycoside hydrolase family 97 protein yields MTSSRRLITLCIFAALALSIAPRPASASQPLTVSSPDGRLTVSLALKALPQPYLQGERVYYAVSFQGRPVLADSPLGLDFYGARPMETEFEVIATDRQAADSTWENEFGARRNVRDHYNQLTVSLRETKAPGRRVDLIFRVFDEGVAFRYFLPKQPALDRFALSAENTGFQFLPGATAWALNMGRFNTHNESEYLPIRLDEIKPSEVINLPLLVQAPGGPWIALLEADLNDYANMYVGGIPGAAGALISKLCLPPRKESVARNIAWTQYHAIEQPVVATTPKSTPWRVLMIAPTPGRLIETSDIVLNLNPPCAIPDTSWIKPGLSAWDWWTESFAKNVPFKPGMNTATMKHYIEFAGAHGFPYMLIDGGWHSESVCKPVPEIDMPALLAHAKLHNVRLVLWVEWAALNRELDAALALYEKWGVAGIKIDGQNRDDQEMVRFTANWVRRAAEHHLLVDLHGAYKETGLRRTYPNLVGIEAVMGMEYNLWSERVTPEYDVTIPFTRMLAGPMDFTPGAFRNAARGKFVARGAEPMSQGTRAHQLAAYVVYEAPLGMLADYPEAYEGQPGLEFIEKVPTVWDETKVLSGFPGQSIVMARRKGDLWYLGAMTNWDAREIAVPLAFLGAGAYEARIFADGPDAASEGTSLKIEIKSVKAGDNFGAHLAPGGGLAVILTPAKR; encoded by the coding sequence ATGACTTCAAGCCGCCGTCTGATCACGCTCTGCATTTTTGCCGCTCTGGCCCTCTCGATCGCGCCGAGGCCGGCCTCGGCGTCCCAGCCGCTGACCGTCTCCTCTCCCGACGGCCGCCTGACCGTCTCGCTGGCCCTAAAGGCCCTGCCCCAGCCTTATCTGCAGGGCGAGCGCGTCTACTACGCGGTCAGCTTTCAGGGCCGCCCGGTACTCGCCGATTCGCCGCTCGGGCTCGATTTCTACGGGGCCCGCCCCATGGAGACGGAATTCGAGGTGATCGCGACGGATCGGCAAGCGGCGGATTCAACTTGGGAGAACGAATTCGGCGCGCGGCGTAACGTTCGAGATCATTACAATCAGCTGACCGTATCGCTGCGCGAAACCAAGGCGCCCGGGCGCCGCGTCGACCTGATCTTTCGCGTCTTCGACGAAGGCGTCGCCTTTCGGTATTTCCTTCCCAAGCAACCGGCCCTCGATCGATTCGCCTTGTCGGCCGAGAACACCGGATTTCAATTCCTTCCCGGCGCAACCGCCTGGGCCTTGAATATGGGGCGCTTCAACACCCATAACGAAAGCGAGTACCTGCCCATCCGGCTGGATGAGATCAAGCCTTCCGAAGTCATCAACCTGCCTCTGCTCGTGCAAGCCCCCGGCGGGCCGTGGATCGCGCTCCTGGAAGCGGACTTGAACGATTACGCCAACATGTACGTGGGCGGCATCCCGGGGGCCGCCGGCGCCCTGATCAGCAAGCTTTGCCTTCCGCCGCGCAAGGAAAGCGTGGCCCGCAACATCGCCTGGACGCAGTATCACGCCATTGAACAGCCCGTCGTCGCCACGACGCCGAAATCGACCCCCTGGCGCGTGCTGATGATCGCTCCGACGCCCGGCCGGCTGATCGAGACCAGCGACATCGTCCTGAACCTTAACCCGCCTTGCGCCATCCCCGACACCTCCTGGATCAAGCCGGGACTGTCCGCCTGGGACTGGTGGACCGAAAGCTTCGCCAAGAACGTGCCCTTCAAACCCGGCATGAACACGGCGACGATGAAGCACTACATCGAGTTCGCCGGCGCCCACGGCTTTCCCTACATGCTGATCGACGGCGGTTGGCACTCGGAGAGCGTCTGCAAGCCCGTCCCCGAGATCGACATGCCCGCGCTCCTGGCACATGCCAAGCTCCATAACGTCCGGCTGGTGCTGTGGGTCGAGTGGGCCGCGCTCAACCGCGAACTCGACGCGGCCCTGGCCCTCTACGAGAAATGGGGGGTGGCCGGCATCAAGATTGACGGCCAGAACCGCGACGACCAGGAGATGGTCCGTTTCACGGCCAATTGGGTCCGGCGGGCAGCCGAGCATCATCTGCTGGTCGACCTGCACGGCGCGTACAAGGAAACCGGCCTCCGGCGGACGTATCCCAACCTGGTGGGGATCGAGGCCGTCATGGGCATGGAATACAATCTGTGGAGCGAGCGGGTCACTCCCGAGTATGACGTGACCATCCCCTTTACTCGGATGCTGGCCGGGCCGATGGATTTCACCCCCGGCGCGTTCCGCAACGCCGCCCGGGGCAAGTTCGTCGCTCGCGGGGCCGAGCCCATGTCCCAGGGGACGCGGGCCCATCAACTGGCCGCGTATGTCGTCTATGAAGCGCCGCTGGGAATGCTGGCGGACTACCCGGAAGCCTACGAAGGCCAGCCGGGGCTGGAGTTCATCGAAAAGGTGCCGACCGTCTGGGACGAGACGAAGGTTTTAAGCGGGTTCCCCGGGCAATCCATCGTCATGGCCCGGCGCAAGGGCGATCTTTGGTATCTGGGAGCTATGACCAATTGGGATGCGCGCGAGATCGCTGTCCCGCTGGCCTTTCTGGGTGCGGGCGCGTATGAAGCCCGCATCTTCGCCGACGGGCCGGACGCGGCCAGCGAAGGCACGAGCTTGAAAATTGAGATTAAAAGCGTCAAAGCGGGAGACAACTTCGGCGCGCATCTAGCGCCGGGCGGCGGACTGGCCGTCATCCTGACGCCGGCCAAGCGATAG
- a CDS encoding alpha-L-rhamnosidase N-terminal domain-containing protein encodes MNRRQFIRDSALAGGAAAHWRSPSTPGPTGPLPGAFSDPPVIPEAALKLPDLEPARWIWYPSGRCLQNTFVLFRRGLRLDAAPRRAAGWICADSRYHLQVNGERVQWGPPPSDPRWMEADPLDLTALLKPGENVLGATVLYYGQGDGTWPCGKPGFLFRLEIESADGRMETIVSDPSWQAHLCRAWRPGHYKRWYLRALQEEFDARLYPRGWAEAGFQPGPDWLPAMPLAGSPNKPSVCTDFYEYQTDIAADPARAELRPRSIPMMRESFVPIKGLAETYRLEWKRPVEEYFECRVPDAFKAEPGGDVTESAPGQWAAVLDGVRGQVLTFEFEEQVVGWPRFTIEAPTGTVVELLVHEAHQLGGPALINSHFDSWTRFICAEGVNAFETFDFESLRWLQLHIHGAKGTVRVKDIGVRRREFPWPHEPRILIGEPALQRLMDANINTLRNSAQETCVDGMARERQQYSGDGAHQLKGVFLAFGETRLPARFLATFSQGLTKDGFFLDCWPAYDRLARLMERQLDLTGWGPILDHGVEFAFDAWHHYLYSGDLEAVREAYPRLLRFARYLESLRGPDGLLPVESLGIPSVWMDHVAYQKQKHKKCAFNLFTAAAMEHALAPLARACGESNRADEAVKLGRGLREAAVKAFWRADLGLFVVNQPWLAEERGIRLCDRSLATSVLFDQCPGGQTRAALKALAECPPEMGFSYPANAGWRLWALGAGGRADVIVDDFRRRWAVMDSVRLNNTLQEDWKAVPDSGQQWSHCAVAPLYVLYMSILGLRPLEPGFARFELRPQLADLADLDLTAWTVRGPVEFKALGKLGAREISISTPPDARGEIVLPHEETVHLEALRGTTPEGCVRYRLPAGVTTELRLKRA; translated from the coding sequence ATGAACCGACGCCAATTCATTCGTGATTCCGCACTGGCCGGAGGCGCCGCCGCCCATTGGCGATCGCCCTCGACACCGGGCCCGACCGGGCCGCTCCCGGGAGCATTCTCCGACCCGCCCGTTATTCCCGAGGCAGCGCTCAAGCTGCCGGACCTCGAGCCGGCCCGTTGGATCTGGTACCCGAGCGGACGCTGTCTGCAGAACACGTTCGTTTTGTTCCGGCGCGGTTTGCGCCTGGACGCCGCCCCACGGCGCGCCGCCGGCTGGATCTGCGCCGACAGCCGCTACCATCTGCAAGTTAACGGCGAACGCGTCCAATGGGGCCCCCCGCCTTCCGATCCACGCTGGATGGAAGCCGACCCGCTCGACCTGACCGCCCTCCTCAAGCCGGGGGAAAACGTCCTCGGCGCGACGGTTCTCTATTACGGCCAGGGCGACGGAACCTGGCCGTGCGGCAAGCCGGGCTTTCTTTTCCGGCTGGAGATCGAGTCCGCCGACGGCCGGATGGAAACGATTGTTTCGGATCCATCCTGGCAGGCCCATCTGTGCCGGGCTTGGCGCCCCGGACATTACAAGCGCTGGTATCTGCGCGCTCTGCAGGAGGAGTTCGATGCCCGGCTCTATCCCCGCGGCTGGGCCGAAGCCGGATTCCAGCCGGGTCCGGACTGGCTGCCGGCCATGCCGCTGGCGGGATCGCCCAATAAACCCAGCGTCTGCACCGACTTCTACGAATACCAGACGGACATCGCCGCCGACCCGGCGCGCGCGGAGCTTCGCCCTCGGTCCATTCCCATGATGCGCGAATCCTTCGTGCCTATTAAGGGGCTGGCCGAAACCTACCGGTTGGAATGGAAGCGCCCGGTAGAGGAATACTTCGAATGCCGGGTGCCGGACGCATTTAAAGCCGAGCCGGGCGGCGACGTCACGGAGTCTGCGCCCGGCCAATGGGCTGCCGTCCTTGACGGCGTCCGCGGCCAAGTCCTGACCTTCGAATTCGAGGAGCAGGTTGTCGGATGGCCCCGCTTCACGATCGAGGCGCCCACCGGCACGGTGGTCGAGCTTCTCGTCCATGAAGCTCACCAGTTGGGCGGCCCGGCCCTCATCAATTCCCACTTCGATTCCTGGACCCGATTCATCTGCGCGGAAGGGGTCAACGCCTTCGAAACGTTCGATTTCGAGAGCCTGCGCTGGCTGCAGCTTCACATCCATGGCGCCAAAGGGACAGTTCGCGTCAAGGACATCGGCGTCCGGCGGCGGGAGTTCCCCTGGCCCCATGAGCCCCGGATTCTGATCGGCGAGCCAGCCCTGCAGCGGCTGATGGACGCCAACATCAACACCCTCCGCAACAGCGCCCAGGAGACCTGTGTAGACGGCATGGCCCGCGAGCGCCAGCAGTACAGCGGCGACGGGGCCCATCAACTGAAGGGCGTCTTTCTGGCCTTCGGCGAAACGCGGCTTCCGGCCCGCTTCCTGGCCACCTTCAGCCAAGGCTTAACCAAAGACGGATTTTTCCTGGATTGTTGGCCGGCCTACGACCGCCTGGCCCGCCTGATGGAGCGCCAGCTCGATCTGACCGGGTGGGGGCCGATCCTCGATCACGGCGTCGAGTTTGCTTTCGACGCTTGGCACCACTATCTATACAGCGGCGACTTGGAGGCGGTGCGCGAAGCCTACCCGCGGCTCCTGCGGTTCGCCCGCTATCTAGAAAGCCTGCGCGGCCCCGACGGCCTGTTGCCCGTGGAGTCCCTAGGCATCCCTTCGGTCTGGATGGACCACGTCGCCTATCAAAAACAGAAACACAAAAAGTGCGCCTTCAATCTATTCACGGCCGCCGCCATGGAGCACGCGCTGGCGCCCCTAGCCCGGGCCTGCGGCGAGAGTAACCGGGCGGACGAGGCGGTCAAGCTCGGCCGCGGACTGCGGGAAGCGGCGGTCAAGGCCTTCTGGCGGGCGGATCTCGGCCTCTTCGTCGTCAACCAGCCTTGGCTGGCCGAAGAGAGGGGCATCCGGCTCTGCGACCGTTCCCTGGCTACGTCCGTCCTCTTCGATCAATGCCCCGGCGGACAGACCCGGGCCGCCCTCAAGGCCCTGGCCGAATGCCCCCCGGAAATGGGATTCTCCTATCCGGCCAACGCGGGCTGGCGGCTGTGGGCCCTGGGCGCCGGCGGGCGGGCCGACGTAATCGTGGATGATTTCCGCCGCCGCTGGGCGGTCATGGACTCGGTCCGGCTGAACAACACCCTGCAGGAGGATTGGAAGGCCGTGCCCGATTCCGGCCAGCAGTGGAGCCACTGCGCCGTGGCTCCGCTCTATGTTCTCTACATGAGCATTCTGGGCCTGCGGCCCCTCGAGCCCGGATTCGCCCGCTTCGAGCTCCGGCCGCAATTGGCCGATCTCGCGGATCTCGATCTCACGGCCTGGACCGTCCGCGGCCCCGTCGAGTTCAAGGCTTTGGGCAAGCTCGGCGCCCGCGAGATCTCGATATCGACGCCGCCGGACGCCCGGGGAGAGATCGTCCTGCCCCACGAGGAAACCGTCCACCTCGAGGCGCTCCGCGGAACGACCCCGGAAGGGTGCGTTCGCTATCGCCTGCCGGCGGGTGTCACGACCGAGCTCCGGCTGAAGCGCGCTTAA